One genomic window of Ruminococcus gauvreauii includes the following:
- a CDS encoding response regulator transcription factor, with protein MMKQFVMILEDDEDLAEGMILSLNSTEVEFVHCLTIADAREMLKNRTFDLLILDINLPDGSGLEFCREIRRSSRTPIALLTAKDMELDIVTGLECGADDYITKPFSLMVLRARIRALLRRNVEDQKSEYRDGVFRFCFDTMEFYKNGRLIELSKTEQRILYLLVFNEGKILTREQLLEWVWPEGTEYVEDNALSVGIRRLRNKLEDISSKPAFIKTVYGKGYMWEKCL; from the coding sequence ATGATGAAACAGTTTGTTATGATACTGGAAGATGATGAGGACCTGGCGGAGGGAATGATACTGTCCCTGAACAGCACGGAAGTGGAATTTGTCCATTGCCTGACGATCGCGGATGCCAGGGAAATGCTGAAAAACAGAACGTTTGACCTGCTGATCCTGGACATCAACCTGCCGGACGGCAGCGGCCTGGAGTTCTGCCGGGAAATCCGAAGAAGCAGCAGGACGCCGATTGCACTTCTGACTGCAAAAGACATGGAGCTGGATATCGTGACAGGACTTGAATGCGGGGCGGACGACTATATCACAAAACCATTCAGTCTGATGGTACTTCGTGCCAGAATCAGAGCTTTGCTCAGACGGAATGTGGAAGATCAGAAGTCGGAGTACAGAGACGGTGTTTTCCGCTTCTGCTTTGATACCATGGAATTCTATAAAAACGGACGCCTGATAGAACTTAGCAAGACGGAACAGAGAATTTTATATCTGCTGGTTTTCAATGAAGGGAAAATACTGACCAGGGAGCAGCTGCTTGAGTGGGTATGGCCGGAAGGGACAGAATATGTCGAAGACAATGCTCTGTCGGTAGGCATTCGGAGGCTGAGGAATAAGCTGGAAGACATATCGTCAAAACCAGCCTTCATCAAAACGGTCTATGGAAAAGGTTATATGTGGGAGAAATGTCTATGA
- the ytvI gene encoding sporulation integral membrane protein YtvI translates to MEKRINFLVNVGYYLTVSAMIIWGVKYLVPMLMPFLIAFLVAAILNRPVQKVSGIKPAMQKPAAIFLTAGVYILLVFLIAAAGSKITGLLGGLLMKLPDIYLREILPWLNEAMDKMISIFAGGDKTTISMLNTSLNELTQNLGQWVTQVSVNALSSFSGYVAEIPGIVAKTIVTVVATFFFSMDYEKIVGVMEGLLPEEWRNYYKKIKKYSLSVIGVYIRAYSLLMVITFAELCTGLLVMRVPHAVLIALAIAVFDLLPVLGTGGILIPWGVVMAVRGDLKMAAGMLILYLVTTAVRNILEPGLVGKQIGLHPLAALIAMFTGLKLFGLAGMIGLPVGLSVIVIARRTEE, encoded by the coding sequence ATGGAGAAGAGAATAAATTTTTTGGTCAATGTCGGCTATTATCTGACAGTCTCTGCCATGATTATCTGGGGTGTGAAATATCTGGTGCCGATGCTGATGCCGTTTCTGATCGCTTTTCTGGTGGCTGCGATACTCAATCGTCCCGTACAGAAAGTTTCGGGGATAAAACCTGCAATGCAGAAACCGGCAGCGATTTTTCTTACGGCGGGAGTTTATATTCTTCTGGTTTTTTTGATTGCTGCAGCGGGAAGTAAGATCACAGGATTACTCGGGGGCCTGCTGATGAAACTGCCGGATATTTATCTTCGGGAGATCCTGCCCTGGCTGAATGAGGCTATGGATAAGATGATATCCATATTTGCAGGGGGAGATAAGACGACAATATCCATGCTGAACACAAGTCTGAATGAGCTTACACAGAATCTTGGGCAGTGGGTTACCCAGGTGTCTGTAAACGCGTTGTCATCTTTTTCGGGATATGTGGCGGAGATTCCCGGTATCGTGGCGAAAACAATCGTTACTGTGGTGGCAACCTTCTTCTTTTCAATGGATTATGAGAAGATTGTGGGAGTAATGGAGGGACTGCTTCCTGAAGAATGGAGGAATTATTACAAGAAAATAAAAAAGTACAGTCTGAGTGTCATCGGCGTATATATCCGGGCGTATTCGCTGCTGATGGTCATTACATTTGCGGAACTTTGTACTGGGCTTCTGGTGATGCGCGTGCCGCATGCCGTGCTGATAGCGCTGGCGATTGCCGTCTTCGATCTGCTGCCGGTTCTTGGCACCGGCGGGATCCTGATCCCGTGGGGAGTTGTGATGGCAGTCAGAGGCGATCTTAAGATGGCGGCAGGAATGCTGATTCTGTATCTGGTCACGACTGCAGTCAGAAATATCCTGGAACCCGGACTGGTAGGAAAGCAGATCGGGCTGCATCCTCTGGCAGCCCTTATCGCCATGTTTACAGGACTAAAGCTGTTTGGACTGGCCGGGATGATCGGGCTGCCTGTGGGCCTTTCCGTGATTGTCATTGCCCGCCGCACAGAAGAGTGA
- a CDS encoding ABC transporter permease produces MIRVRNKEVVADVARTTYRANRKQNLLAAFAIFLTTFLIAVVLAIGVSYWNTVSLRQVRMSGMDYDIELTEPRGDQVVKIRSMDEVRYAGVAVKCAVLEQYLDRMLDKTRLYWLDETCWEKQTIPALERYEGSYPEKENEIMLSGSALKAMGIEHPRKGMVLPLDYFTLAEGGDEEILEKDFILSGWFADYTGKDSGFISRSFFEQTGVKQTDFTQGSLKISLDHALYSEDDIVKMQNSIDLGYNQIIKADYDTIDSFCKAVIGLTVMLAMIFISGYLFIYNTMYISISKNIRYYGQLKTIGMTSAQLKGIIYRQAFWNFLIGAPPGLASAALLSRAVIPRILHLLNTTLSTDEVMQAQPWVFAAAGVFAFLTNLMSSRKPAEMTGNCSPIEALRYTGDIRSSKAKEREGGGLAFMAYQNMFRDKKQAAVIFLSLTIAVSVFLVVNVYIRGNDARFILDKICSRDIEFKNETTLEDDRQQLITDDKIAAIAAIPGIKSVRRVSSTDAVVPYQEEAYGTYLKELYESRYSPGDYGEDMISYRENPENGRFMPRFIGIDERGFEVLNESLGHVLDKTEFENGETAVSVNYLTEGDSGLTGKTVRFSLPEGREPEKENAVRIAAVGDGTINPAYFAGGYIPDLIVSEKFAKELLEETFAELIDVEYEEPYSKETEQRVKEVFAGEKKISCESKLERYADMKNSEMQVKVLGNSIGIIMALLAVLNYLNMMAAGIQNRMREFAVLESIGMTSRQIKKMLTIEGAGYAVISNMAAMLFGIPASYVVFQNMNIYRIPYTIPWLENLLLFTVITGLCMTAPALLYRRSRKESIIERLRRSEEQ; encoded by the coding sequence ATGATCAGAGTACGAAATAAGGAAGTTGTCGCAGATGTGGCGCGTACGACCTACAGAGCAAACAGAAAACAGAATCTGCTTGCGGCATTTGCCATTTTCCTGACAACATTTCTGATAGCGGTCGTACTGGCGATCGGCGTCAGCTACTGGAACACGGTTTCGCTCAGACAGGTGAGGATGAGCGGGATGGACTACGATATTGAACTGACGGAGCCGAGGGGGGATCAGGTCGTGAAGATCCGTTCCATGGATGAAGTCAGATATGCGGGAGTGGCTGTTAAATGTGCCGTGCTGGAGCAGTACCTGGACAGAATGCTGGATAAGACAAGATTATACTGGCTGGATGAGACATGCTGGGAGAAACAGACGATTCCTGCGCTGGAGCGCTATGAGGGCAGCTACCCTGAAAAAGAGAATGAGATCATGCTCTCAGGGAGCGCACTGAAAGCGATGGGCATCGAGCATCCCCGGAAAGGCATGGTTCTGCCGCTGGATTACTTCACGCTGGCAGAGGGCGGCGATGAAGAGATCCTGGAGAAAGATTTTATACTTTCCGGCTGGTTTGCAGATTATACCGGCAAAGACAGCGGATTTATATCACGATCCTTTTTTGAACAGACTGGTGTGAAGCAGACTGACTTTACTCAGGGATCCCTGAAAATTTCGCTGGATCACGCATTGTATTCGGAGGATGATATCGTAAAGATGCAAAACAGTATTGACCTGGGATATAATCAGATCATAAAGGCAGACTATGATACGATAGATAGTTTCTGTAAAGCAGTGATCGGATTGACAGTGATGCTTGCTATGATTTTTATCAGCGGATATCTGTTTATCTATAATACGATGTACATTTCGATTTCGAAGAATATCCGGTATTACGGGCAGCTGAAGACGATCGGAATGACTTCTGCTCAATTAAAAGGGATCATCTACCGTCAGGCATTCTGGAATTTCCTGATCGGGGCACCGCCCGGGCTTGCGTCGGCAGCACTGCTTTCCAGGGCTGTGATTCCCAGGATTCTGCATCTGCTGAATACGACATTGAGCACGGATGAGGTCATGCAGGCACAGCCGTGGGTATTTGCGGCGGCGGGAGTATTTGCGTTTTTGACCAATCTGATGAGCAGCAGAAAACCGGCAGAGATGACCGGAAATTGTTCTCCGATTGAAGCCCTCCGGTACACGGGAGATATAAGGAGCAGCAAAGCCAAGGAAAGAGAAGGCGGCGGTCTTGCGTTCATGGCATATCAGAATATGTTCCGGGATAAAAAACAGGCGGCTGTCATCTTTCTGTCACTGACCATAGCAGTATCCGTATTTCTGGTCGTAAATGTATACATCAGGGGAAATGATGCCAGATTCATCCTGGATAAAATCTGTTCCCGGGATATAGAATTTAAGAATGAAACGACTCTTGAGGATGACAGGCAGCAGCTGATTACGGATGACAAGATTGCAGCCATAGCAGCGATTCCGGGAATAAAGAGTGTGCGCAGGGTGTCATCTACCGACGCTGTCGTGCCTTATCAGGAAGAGGCGTATGGAACCTATCTGAAGGAACTGTACGAGTCGAGATACAGCCCTGGAGATTACGGGGAGGATATGATTTCCTACAGGGAAAACCCTGAGAATGGCCGCTTCATGCCCCGCTTTATCGGTATCGATGAGAGAGGATTTGAAGTGCTGAATGAATCGCTTGGTCATGTGCTGGATAAAACGGAATTTGAAAATGGCGAGACGGCTGTGTCGGTCAATTATCTGACGGAGGGGGACAGCGGATTAACAGGGAAAACGGTCCGATTTTCCCTGCCGGAAGGGCGGGAGCCTGAAAAAGAAAATGCTGTCCGGATCGCAGCGGTGGGGGACGGGACCATCAATCCTGCATATTTTGCGGGCGGTTACATACCGGATCTTATTGTCAGCGAAAAATTTGCGAAAGAACTGCTCGAAGAGACATTCGCTGAACTGATCGATGTGGAGTATGAAGAACCCTACTCAAAAGAGACAGAACAGAGAGTGAAAGAAGTTTTTGCGGGTGAGAAAAAGATTTCCTGTGAGTCAAAACTTGAGCGGTATGCAGATATGAAAAATTCTGAGATGCAGGTGAAGGTGCTGGGAAACAGCATCGGGATCATCATGGCGCTGTTGGCGGTGCTGAACTATCTCAATATGATGGCAGCCGGTATTCAGAACAGGATGCGGGAATTTGCCGTGCTGGAAAGCATCGGTATGACCTCACGGCAGATCAAAAAAATGCTGACAATTGAAGGAGCGGGATATGCGGTGATTTCAAACATGGCAGCAATGCTGTTTGGCATTCCGGCAAGCTACGTAGTCTTTCAAAATATGAATATATATCGTATACCCTATACGATACCATGGCTGGAAAACCTGCTTTTGTTTACGGTGATCACGGGCTTATGCATGACAGCGCCGGCACTGTTATACCGCAGGAGCCGAAAAGAAAGCATTATTGAGAGACTGCGCAGGAGTGAAGAACAGTAA
- a CDS encoding SHOCT-like domain-containing protein: MDEKMRILKMVEEGTITAEQASELMAAMSTELPVQQTAIVKSSYDKKMFRVIVDSVSGDKVNIQFPVGAIKKILKVTGKLPIPEKDLEGFDLASMMDAISECLEDEIEGDFVNVEAADGTTVRIFVDK; the protein is encoded by the coding sequence ATGGATGAAAAAATGAGAATTTTAAAAATGGTTGAAGAAGGAACAATTACAGCAGAACAGGCGTCAGAGCTGATGGCAGCCATGAGCACAGAGCTGCCGGTACAGCAGACGGCGATTGTAAAGAGCAGCTACGATAAAAAAATGTTTCGTGTTATCGTAGACAGTGTATCAGGTGATAAAGTAAATATACAGTTTCCGGTAGGAGCGATCAAGAAAATACTGAAAGTGACCGGAAAACTTCCGATACCGGAAAAAGATCTGGAGGGTTTCGACCTTGCCAGCATGATGGACGCGATCTCAGAGTGTCTTGAGGATGAGATTGAAGGTGATTTTGTCAATGTGGAGGCTGCAGACGGAACGACGGTAAGGATATTTGTTGACAAATAG
- a CDS encoding AraC family transcriptional regulator, with translation MHAWEQIQKTLDYIDENLGEPLGIEQLSEMAALSPFYYQRLFARLVKKPVMEYVRLRRLARAAEELSEKGGRILDIALDLGFQSHEHFTRTFKEAFGMTPEAYRRNPIPLNRMTKPQLLMNYVFLDEGVPLITDGIVLEINRCTLETPEYFVGLEKKMPVRFIEGLGVESGVDPLDTLWRTFHDQKNSLDVLAREGDELGVTHPCAEEGYFTYFAGGKAMDGEGPEGYESWELCPGEYLICSFEAENFEALVMDTLYKVQQYIFGTWLPRRRLQTEPFCAERYESHTRDTKKMEIWLKIKEQQNGKFII, from the coding sequence ATGCATGCATGGGAACAAATCCAGAAAACTCTGGACTACATCGATGAAAATCTGGGGGAACCGCTTGGGATTGAGCAGCTTTCGGAGATGGCGGCTCTGTCACCGTTTTACTATCAGCGGCTTTTTGCCCGCCTTGTGAAAAAGCCTGTGATGGAGTATGTCAGGCTGCGGCGGCTTGCCAGAGCAGCCGAGGAGCTGTCAGAAAAAGGCGGCAGGATCTTAGATATTGCTCTGGATCTCGGTTTCCAGTCTCATGAACATTTTACGAGAACTTTTAAAGAGGCGTTTGGCATGACGCCGGAGGCATACCGGCGCAATCCCATTCCTCTGAACCGAATGACAAAGCCGCAGCTTCTCATGAACTATGTGTTTCTGGACGAGGGGGTGCCGTTGATTACAGATGGGATCGTGCTGGAGATCAACAGATGCACACTGGAGACGCCGGAGTATTTTGTTGGTTTGGAGAAAAAGATGCCGGTCCGGTTTATCGAGGGCCTCGGTGTGGAATCGGGAGTCGATCCGCTTGACACTCTGTGGCGTACATTTCATGATCAGAAAAACAGTCTTGATGTTCTTGCACGTGAGGGTGATGAGCTTGGTGTGACACATCCGTGTGCCGAGGAGGGATACTTTACTTATTTTGCAGGCGGAAAAGCGATGGATGGAGAAGGGCCAGAGGGATATGAAAGCTGGGAGCTTTGCCCGGGGGAATATCTCATCTGTTCGTTCGAGGCTGAGAACTTTGAGGCGCTGGTCATGGATACGCTCTATAAAGTACAGCAGTATATCTTCGGCACGTGGCTTCCGCGGCGCCGGCTGCAGACGGAACCATTCTGCGCAGAACGTTATGAAAGCCACACCCGGGATACGAAGAAAATGGAAATCTGGCTGAAGATAAAAGAGCAGCAGAACGGCAAGTTCATCATCTGA
- a CDS encoding ArsR family transcriptional regulator: MTINRSLNQYFEIIGLLYSSMHPESLAKEFWDKAAAEHGINGDELYQKVGTIYKKYLTAFKKNMVRKNLDDFDFFFLDEFDDFILLLQAVCAEHTEWFEGDPGVPAENAVILAFANRLTADDADSFVSPPAANEWIGLLQTTGFCPGVCWKLMLIMQSPKEKLKNLAAIINSNIPAYEKAVTAIQKPLNRLLEDFPTGEYLGSALKEDAVLTPVMVFPTGELIDTNQISSNVYIGLFVNDVFKMMKKPQNFRGNLLPALKAMSDGSKFDILLSLMSSPKYNLELAEELNLTAATVSHHMNVLLTYQLVSVEKRDGRVYYTLSKDTIRNLISELYSAFSL; the protein is encoded by the coding sequence ATGACGATAAACAGGAGTTTAAATCAATATTTTGAAATCATCGGTTTACTGTACAGCAGTATGCATCCGGAATCCCTGGCAAAGGAGTTCTGGGATAAAGCGGCGGCTGAACATGGGATCAACGGTGACGAGCTTTATCAGAAGGTCGGCACCATATATAAAAAATATCTCACCGCATTTAAGAAAAACATGGTCAGAAAAAATCTGGATGACTTTGATTTTTTCTTTTTGGATGAATTTGATGATTTTATACTGCTTCTTCAGGCTGTCTGTGCAGAGCACACAGAATGGTTTGAGGGTGACCCGGGCGTTCCTGCAGAAAATGCTGTTATCTTAGCCTTTGCAAACAGGCTTACCGCCGACGATGCGGATTCATTTGTGTCACCTCCTGCTGCAAATGAGTGGATCGGGCTGCTTCAGACCACCGGTTTTTGCCCTGGAGTCTGCTGGAAGCTTATGCTGATCATGCAGTCGCCAAAGGAAAAACTTAAAAATCTTGCCGCCATTATTAACAGCAATATACCCGCCTACGAGAAGGCTGTAACTGCGATCCAAAAACCCCTGAACAGGCTTCTGGAGGACTTCCCGACAGGTGAATATTTAGGTTCTGCCCTGAAAGAGGATGCTGTGCTGACACCTGTCATGGTCTTCCCGACAGGGGAACTGATCGATACCAACCAGATCAGCAGCAATGTCTATATCGGCCTGTTTGTCAACGATGTGTTTAAAATGATGAAAAAACCGCAAAATTTTCGCGGAAATCTCCTCCCTGCCCTGAAGGCAATGAGTGACGGCAGCAAATTTGATATCCTGCTCTCTCTGATGTCTTCTCCAAAATACAATCTGGAGCTGGCAGAAGAGCTGAATCTGACCGCGGCGACGGTTTCCCACCATATGAATGTGTTGTTGACCTATCAGCTGGTGAGTGTTGAGAAACGAGACGGAAGGGTGTATTACACACTCTCGAAAGATACCATCAGAAACCTTATATCGGAACTGTACTCCGCCTTTTCGCTGTAG
- a CDS encoding LysR family transcriptional regulator codes for MKKEADSAMMSLRHFMIFKTVAETGNFTKAAGRLYITQPAVSLAIRELEARTGTVLFDRLGKCVQLTRSGRLLLEDVVPILSACESLEDRMDRLESEAPVHIVSSITIAAFWLPPLLKTFQAQRPDAEVSVEVVSAASAMEILRLGKADLALIEGSHPQGCFSCRPFAEYSLNAVCAPGHSSPAVPMDLESFCSASLLLREKGSAIRDALDSMLLLAGHTARPAWTSVNSLALIEAAKAGLGITVLPDLLVEQAIRQGELVRLSVAGLPLRNELLAVWHRDKYLTSPMETLLTLLCGGQ; via the coding sequence ATGAAAAAGGAGGCGGATTCTGCCATGATGTCTCTCCGGCATTTTATGATATTTAAAACCGTTGCGGAAACCGGTAATTTTACGAAGGCAGCCGGCCGGCTGTATATCACACAGCCGGCTGTCTCCCTGGCCATCCGTGAGCTTGAAGCACGCACAGGCACGGTCCTGTTTGACAGGCTGGGCAAATGCGTGCAGCTCACCAGGAGCGGCCGTCTTCTGCTTGAAGATGTGGTTCCCATCCTGTCCGCCTGTGAATCACTGGAGGACCGCATGGACCGTCTGGAATCCGAAGCCCCTGTACATATCGTCTCCAGCATCACGATCGCCGCCTTCTGGCTGCCGCCGCTTCTGAAAACCTTTCAGGCACAGCGGCCCGATGCCGAAGTCTCAGTGGAAGTCGTAAGCGCTGCCAGCGCAATGGAGATCCTGCGCCTTGGAAAAGCCGATCTGGCACTGATCGAAGGCTCTCATCCCCAGGGATGTTTCTCCTGCAGACCATTTGCAGAATATTCGCTGAATGCTGTATGTGCCCCCGGGCACTCATCCCCTGCTGTCCCTATGGACCTGGAATCATTTTGCAGTGCAAGCCTGCTGCTGCGTGAAAAAGGAAGTGCGATCCGTGATGCGCTTGACAGTATGCTTCTCCTGGCCGGACATACTGCGCGGCCTGCGTGGACCAGCGTCAATTCCCTGGCGCTGATCGAAGCCGCAAAAGCCGGTCTTGGCATCACCGTACTTCCGGACCTCCTCGTAGAGCAGGCGATCAGGCAGGGAGAACTTGTCCGGCTGTCCGTCGCCGGTCTTCCTCTGCGCAATGAACTGCTGGCAGTGTGGCACCGTGACAAATACCTGACCTCCCCCATGGAAACTCTCCTCACTCTTCTGTGCGGCGGGCAATGA
- a CDS encoding ABC transporter ATP-binding protein — MDILVTRQLKKYYEMGESVVRALDGIDLAVEKGEFLAVVGKSGSGKSTLLHMLGGLDIPTSGRVIVDGKDISEMTKDELTIFRRRKIGFVFQSYNLLPLMNVYENVVLPVKLDGIRPDPGYIGRIIELLGLAEKKYAMPGQLSGGQQQRVALARALASKPAIILADEPTGNLDSRTSQDVLGLIRTTSERLGQTIVMITHNDEIAQMAERIIRLEDGKICGGENLS; from the coding sequence ATGGATATTTTGGTAACGCGGCAGCTGAAGAAATATTATGAGATGGGAGAGAGTGTCGTCCGTGCACTGGACGGAATTGACCTTGCCGTGGAAAAAGGCGAGTTTCTGGCTGTCGTCGGAAAGTCCGGCAGTGGAAAATCAACACTTTTGCATATGCTTGGAGGTCTGGATATACCCACGTCCGGCAGAGTCATTGTGGATGGGAAAGATATTTCGGAAATGACGAAGGATGAGCTGACCATATTCCGCAGGCGAAAGATAGGATTTGTATTCCAGAGCTACAATCTGCTGCCGCTTATGAACGTATATGAGAATGTTGTACTGCCGGTCAAACTGGACGGAATCAGACCGGACCCAGGTTACATCGGCAGGATTATCGAACTTCTGGGACTTGCGGAAAAAAAATATGCGATGCCAGGTCAGCTGTCGGGCGGGCAGCAGCAGAGGGTAGCGCTGGCACGGGCTCTCGCGTCCAAGCCGGCAATTATCCTTGCAGATGAGCCAACCGGAAATCTGGACAGCCGTACCAGCCAGGACGTTCTGGGACTTATCAGGACAACGAGCGAACGCCTGGGGCAGACCATTGTGATGATCACGCATAATGATGAAATTGCCCAGATGGCGGAGCGGATCATCCGCCTTGAGGACGGAAAAATCTGCGGAGGTGAAAACCTGTCATGA
- a CDS encoding sensor histidine kinase, translating to MNGYILTVLITLGLSALLCAAVIKHYRRQTESTLDNLLQALDGAVGGVLPGTSYDESLDAAVRERLSRVVQISVMQRDSAKEERDVIKALISDISHQVRTPLTNIMLYTGLLREQSLGKDAAALADKIDRQTEKLDFFMKELVKSSYTEQAMISVCPQMIDVEEVIDTACQMTELAAMKKNIDMRVEKKETVCCADKKWTTEALGNVLENAVKYSPEHSVIRITTVLYESFVCIRVQDEGIGIREEEQGRVFERFYRSDSVKGEPGFGIGLYLVRAVLSKQGGYARIKSRPGSGTTVELYLARTKV from the coding sequence ATGAATGGCTATATTTTGACGGTATTGATCACGCTCGGACTGAGCGCGCTGCTGTGTGCTGCTGTCATAAAACATTACCGCAGGCAAACGGAGAGCACGCTCGACAATCTGCTTCAGGCGCTGGATGGGGCTGTGGGAGGGGTGCTGCCTGGCACATCTTATGATGAATCGCTGGATGCTGCGGTCCGGGAAAGGCTGAGCCGTGTGGTTCAGATCTCCGTAATGCAGCGGGACAGTGCAAAAGAGGAACGCGATGTCATCAAAGCCCTGATTTCGGATATCTCACATCAGGTGAGGACGCCGCTTACGAATATCATGCTCTATACAGGCCTTTTGAGAGAACAGAGTCTGGGAAAGGACGCTGCCGCGCTCGCTGACAAGATCGACCGGCAGACAGAGAAGCTGGACTTTTTCATGAAAGAGCTTGTGAAATCGTCCTATACAGAACAGGCAATGATCTCCGTCTGCCCGCAGATGATAGATGTTGAGGAGGTCATAGATACGGCATGTCAGATGACAGAACTGGCTGCCATGAAAAAGAACATTGATATGCGGGTCGAAAAGAAGGAGACGGTCTGCTGTGCAGATAAAAAGTGGACCACGGAAGCACTTGGGAATGTTCTGGAAAATGCAGTGAAATATTCTCCGGAGCATTCTGTTATCCGGATTACAACTGTACTGTACGAGTCTTTTGTCTGCATTAGGGTCCAGGATGAGGGTATCGGGATCAGGGAGGAGGAGCAGGGCAGGGTATTTGAACGCTTTTACCGTTCCGATTCCGTCAAAGGTGAGCCTGGTTTTGGAATCGGACTTTATCTGGTGCGCGCTGTGCTGTCAAAGCAGGGCGGGTATGCGAGGATTAAGTCCCGGCCGGGGTCAGGGACGACAGTGGAATTGTATTTAGCGCGGACAAAAGTGTAA
- a CDS encoding DUF2089 domain-containing protein has product MNKVISRCPVCDQELTVVRLKCDACDTVIENNFRLGKFDYLSDEELYFTETFIRCRGNIKEVEKELGISYPTVRSKLDAVIKKLGYETEPDEQAAKKEEILKALENGEITAEQAIAQLK; this is encoded by the coding sequence ATGAATAAGGTCATTAGCCGTTGCCCGGTATGTGATCAGGAGCTGACAGTCGTAAGGCTTAAGTGTGACGCCTGCGACACAGTGATAGAAAATAATTTTCGGCTCGGTAAGTTTGATTACCTGTCAGATGAGGAACTGTATTTTACGGAGACTTTTATCCGATGCAGGGGAAACATCAAAGAGGTGGAGAAGGAACTGGGGATATCGTATCCCACCGTTCGTTCCAAACTGGATGCAGTGATCAAAAAGCTTGGCTATGAAACGGAACCTGATGAACAGGCGGCCAAAAAGGAAGAGATTTTAAAGGCACTCGAAAATGGAGAGATAACAGCGGAACAGGCGATTGCACAGTTAAAATAG
- a CDS encoding MFS transporter: protein MEKKLFTKNFTLLIAGQTSSLFGNCILDFAMSMYVLEVTGSAAVFAGFLAAAMLPAIILSPLGGVLADRADKRSIMVALDFMSGVVTLLTALMIGRSNNLTTICAALIILSVLGAFEGPTVQACIPQMQTGGNIIRANAVVNQISAVSALAAPFIGSMLYTAFGLKPVMYAGVFCFFVTSIFECFIRLDYIPQQTGGHVLQIIKHDLKTSTYFICRIKPSILKTLLLVTVTAFFVQGVALVGLPFIIRTVLGLNAGYYGAAESILGLAGLAGSVIAGIIATKFRSENLNLPILLIGLFLIPSGLIFYLPAGVYPRYVTLTACFALIQIAACIFSIFCLSAIQQLTPEHMVGKVMAYTATISMCAQPLSQIVYGMLFDRFSDAVYLVLVPAGMMLCVIGLAAKHFFMRTEEQLKQN from the coding sequence ATGGAAAAAAAGCTGTTTACCAAAAATTTTACGTTACTGATCGCCGGACAGACAAGCTCTCTGTTCGGCAATTGCATTCTGGATTTTGCAATGTCAATGTATGTTCTGGAAGTGACAGGTTCGGCTGCTGTTTTTGCCGGCTTTCTGGCCGCTGCCATGCTGCCCGCCATTATCCTGTCCCCTCTTGGCGGTGTACTTGCCGACCGTGCAGACAAACGCAGTATCATGGTCGCACTGGATTTTATGTCGGGTGTCGTCACACTGCTCACTGCACTCATGATTGGCCGCAGCAACAACCTTACGACAATATGTGCAGCCCTTATTATCCTGTCCGTCTTAGGCGCCTTCGAAGGACCCACAGTACAGGCATGTATCCCTCAGATGCAGACGGGCGGCAACATCATTCGCGCAAATGCTGTCGTCAACCAGATTTCCGCCGTCTCAGCCCTGGCTGCTCCCTTCATCGGCAGCATGCTTTACACTGCTTTTGGATTAAAACCGGTCATGTATGCAGGAGTTTTCTGTTTCTTTGTAACATCCATATTCGAATGTTTCATCCGGCTGGATTACATACCGCAGCAGACGGGCGGACACGTTTTACAGATTATAAAACATGATCTGAAAACCAGCACTTATTTTATATGCCGAATAAAGCCTTCGATTCTTAAAACGCTGCTTCTGGTAACCGTTACAGCATTTTTTGTTCAGGGAGTTGCTTTGGTCGGACTGCCGTTTATCATTCGGACTGTTCTCGGACTGAATGCAGGTTATTACGGCGCAGCCGAAAGCATCCTGGGGCTTGCAGGTCTTGCCGGCAGTGTGATCGCGGGAATCATTGCAACAAAATTCAGGTCCGAAAACCTGAACCTCCCCATATTATTAATTGGTTTGTTCCTGATTCCGTCAGGATTGATCTTTTATCTCCCTGCGGGCGTCTATCCGAGATACGTAACACTGACCGCCTGTTTTGCTTTGATTCAAATCGCGGCCTGCATCTTCTCAATTTTCTGTCTTTCCGCAATTCAGCAGTTAACACCTGAACATATGGTCGGTAAGGTCATGGCTTATACCGCTACAATCTCAATGTGTGCACAGCCGCTGAGTCAGATCGTCTATGGAATGTTGTTTGACAGATTTTCAGATGCCGTTTACCTTGTGTTGGTGCCTGCTGGTATGATGCTGTGCGTAATCGGCCTGGCGGCAAAACATTTTTTCATGAGAACAGAAGAACAGTTGAAACAAAACTGA